The genomic interval TAGCACGGTACACCGCGCTTGCGCTCGATATACATCTCATGATAGAGAATGTCGACGACTATATCCCGTCATTCGCGGCGATACGCGATTCCGTCGTAACGATACATTCGGAGACATGCTATCATCCCCTACGTTCCATCGAACTTATCCGCAGGGCGGGCGCGCGTGCCGGCATCGCCATAGATCCCTCGCTGCCGATCGAGAGCTACAAGCACCTCATTCCCGCGGTCGATCAGGTATGCATCATGACGGTCAATCCCGGCTATGCGGGGCAGAAGCTCATCCCGCAGACGCTGGAAAAGATACGCGAGCTTGCGGAACTCTGCGGCGAACGCGGGTATGACATCGACATAGAGGTGGACGGCAATGTGAGCTGGACGAACATGCCGCTTATGATCGATGCGGGGGCGAGCGTGCTCGTTGCGGGGACGTCGAGCCTGTTTGAC from Spirochaetota bacterium carries:
- the rpe gene encoding ribulose-phosphate 3-epimerase — its product is MARPIRISPSLMCADFIDLKRTLDLFSQERIEPLHIDIMDGHYVPNFTLGIDYCLSVARYTALALDIHLMIENVDDYIPSFAAIRDSVVTIHSETCYHPLRSIELIRRAGARAGIAIDPSLPIESYKHLIPAVDQVCIMTVNPGYAGQKLIPQTLEKIRELAELCGERGYDIDIEVDGNVSWTNMPLMIDAGASVLVAGTSSLFDKSSDLCDNLARMRSVIHECKDRRAVSIC